In Rutidosis leptorrhynchoides isolate AG116_Rl617_1_P2 chromosome 2, CSIRO_AGI_Rlap_v1, whole genome shotgun sequence, one genomic interval encodes:
- the LOC139890732 gene encoding uncharacterized protein produces the protein MITKLQSFKLIDKFFIRGHLNSYLSSLSGANRIRTVPKDDQNPSNSSQFEENIQSLKDNPHPQTLIKVLSSTNDLNSSLKLFKWASLQNQFYHTTDTYYHIIMKLGVASRVDEMEGFCNEMVKYAFAASEQALLSLIDSFISYNKIDEALRVFFVLNSVGHKPPIVLINRLLGVLVEGKKGIKSVLFVYKEMVKASIFPNVETLNYILEALFDTGRVDSAMDQYKRIRKKGCCPNSRTYEIMVSGLICNNLLDEAIVVLDEILDNNCDLESKFFSNVLPLLFKMNKHDIGLRLFEKMRTCSIVPDLLVYEVLIRYYTKNVHLGEAINLFNAMISRDLKPPDSVYVDVVNGFCILNKLSEAKQFLEDQQVTDANSYNVLLESYCQVSNYVDVIRLFQKMVEKNIINSISWNILIRFLVDNQTNDIVYKAFGKMIVSGLIPDSKTYSALILGNCKSNKVDDAVDLFHQVVEENWVVDSSCYAALIESLCKMDKILEAVDVFRYMSFNKCTLHACSFSMLIRRLCLIGKVDKVVNLLPLAYNTGLFCSSEDYVIIMKGVSQLTKGNGVLVIIAKMVIQGCYIDSGVYNELVKTMSEHHRVTECAFFLNRMVNEGWLPNTEVLSISFSFLARKFKLHMVLPAIQNLCSVSGHEVLNRAICSILINGLWKEGYKYEARWLLDMMLEKGWVPDATTHRLLVNSGASETSSYENDDVKDEITCILSEGFREL, from the coding sequence ATGATTACAAAGCTCCAATCTTTTAAACTTATTGATAAATTTTTCATCCGGGGTCACTTAAATTCATATCTTTCTTCATTATCTGGTGCTAATCGCATCAGAACAGTACCCAAAGATGATCAAAACCCCTCAAATTCTTCACAATTTGAAGAAAATATTCAGTCTTTAAAGGATAACCCGCACCCCCAGACCTtaataaaagtactatcttcaacaAATGATTTGAATTCATCTCTGAAGTTGTTCAAATGGGCTTCACTTCAAAACCAATTTTATCACACAACAGATACATATTATCACATTATAATGAAATTGGGTGTGGCTTCTAGGGTTGATGAAATGGAAGGATTTTGTAATGAAATGGTGAAATATGCATTTGCAGCGTCAGAACAAGCTTTGTTAAGTTTGATTGATAGTTTTATTAGCTATAATAAGATTGATGAAGCTCTGAGGGTCTTCTTTGTACTTAATTCAGTCGGTCATAAGCCACCGATCGTGTTAATAAATCGGTTATTAGGTGTTCTCGTGGAGGGAAAAAAGGGGATTAAGTCTGTTTTATTTGTGTATAAAGAGATGGTAAAAGCAAGTATTTTTCCAAATGTTGAGACCTTGAATTATATATTGGAGGCTTTGTTTGATACGGGTCGGGTTGATTCTGCAATGGATCAATATAAACGGATTCGGAAAAAGGGGTGTTGCCCGAACAGCCGAACATATGAGATAATGGTAAGTGGTCTAATTTGTAATAACCTCTTGGATGAAGCTATTGTTGTTTTAGATGAAATTCTTGATAACAATTGTGATCTTGAATCGAAATTCTTTTCAAATGTATTACCTTTGTTGTTTAAGATGAATAAACATGACATAGGATTAAGACTGTTTGAAAAGATGAGAACTTGTAGTATTGTTCCAGATTTATTAGTGTATGAGGTTCTGATACGCTATTACACTAAGAATGTACATTTGGGTGAAGCAATCAATCTTTTTAACGCGATGATAAGTAGAGATTTAAAGCCTCCGGATAGTGTGTACGTTGATGTGGTAAATGGGTTCTGCATATTAAATAAGTTAAGTGAGGCAAAACAATTTCTTGAAGATCAACAAGTAACGGATGCTAATTCGTATAATGTTCTTCTTGAAAGTTACTGCCAGGTTAGCAATTATGTTGATGTGATCCGGTTATTTCAGAAAATGGTAGAAAAGAATATAATAAACAGTATTTCATGGAACATTTTGATTAGGTTTCTTGTTGACAATCAAACAAATGATATAGTTTATAAAGCTTTTGGTAAAATGATTGTTTCTGGTTTAATCCCAGATTCCAAAACTTACTCTGCTCTTATTTTGGGAAATTGTAAATCAAATAAAGTTGATGACGCCGTCGATTTATTTCATCAAGTTGTTGAGGAAAATTGGGTTGTAGATTCATCTTGCTACGCTGCACTAATCGAATCTCTTTGCAAAATGGACAAGATTCTTGAAGCTGTTGATGTGTTTCGTTACATGTCTTTTAACAAATGTACGTTACATGCGTGCTCTTTTAGTATGCTGATCAGGAGATTGTGTCTAATAGGGAAGGTAGACAAAGTTGTCAACTTGCTGCCACTTGCTTATAATACGGGCTTGTTTTGTTCGAGTGAAGATTATGTTATCATTATGAAGGGCGTGTCGCAATTAACCAAAGGTAACGGTGTATTAGTTATCATTGCAAAAATGGTTATACAGGGTTGTTATATAGATTCAGGAGTTTATAACGAGCTTGTTAAAACCATGAGTGAGCATCATCGGGTAACAGAATGTGCTTTTTTTCTTAATCGAATGGTGAACGAAGGGTGGTTACCCAATACAGAAGTACTATCCATTTCATTTTCTTTTTTGGCACGAAAGTTTAAGTTGCATATGGTTTTGCCTGCAATACAAAATCTGTGTTCTGTTTCTGGACATGAAGTGCTTAATCGTGCGATTTGCAGCATACTTATAAATGGGCTTTGGAAAGAAGGGTATAAATACGAAGCCCGTTGGTTACTGGATATGATGTTGGAAAAGGGTTGGGTACCCGATGCTACGACCCATCGGTTGTTAGTTAACTCTGGTGCTAGTGAAACATCTTCTTATGAAAACGATGATGTGAAAGATGAGATTACGTGCATACTTTCTGAAGGCTTTCGTGAACTGTAG